Genomic window (Natronospira proteinivora):
CGATCTATCCATGGCCAGTGTGAAGGTGGGGTAATTCCCACTGGAGGCGCGAACCCACTAACGTTGAAAAGTTAGGGGATGAGCTGTGGATAGAAGTGAAAAGCTAAACGAGCTCGGAGATAGCTGGTTCTCCCCGAAAACTATTTAGGTAGTGCCTCGTGTCTCACTCTCGGGGGTAGAGCACTGTTTCGGCTAGGGGGCCATCCCGGCTTACCAAACCGATGCAAACTCCGAATACCGAGAAGTGCAATCACGGGAGACAGACTGCGGGTGCTAAGGTCCGTAGTCGAGAGGGAAACAGCCCAGACCATCAGCTAAGGTCCCCAAGTCATGGCTAAGTGGGAAACGATGTGGGAAGGCACAGACAGCCAGGAGGTTGGCTTAGAAGCAGCCACCCTTTAAAGAAAGCGTAATAGCTCACTGGTCGAGTCGGCCTGCGCGGAAGATTCAACGGGGCTAAGCCATGCACCGAAGCTATGGGCGCACATTGTGCGCGGTAGGGGAGCGTTCCGTACGCCGCTGAAGGGAGACCCGCGAGGGCTCCTGGAGGTATCGGAAGTGCGAATGCTGACATGAGTAACGATAAAGCGGGTGAAAAGCCCGCTCGCCGAAAGCCCAAGGTTTCCTGCGCAACGCTAATCGGCGCAGGGTGAGCCGGTCCCTAAGGTGAGGCCGAAAGGCGTAGCCGATGGAAAACAGGTTAATATTCCTGTGCCATGTATTACTGCGAAGGGGGGACGAAGGAGGCTAAGTCATCCGGGTGTTGGACGTCCCGGTTCAAGCGTGTAGGGAGTGCGGATAGGCAAATCCGTTCGCACAATCCTGAGGCGTGATGTCGAGGCTCTGAGTGAGCCGAAGTGACCTATGCCATGCTTCCAGGAAAAGCCTCTAAGCATCAGGTAATACGTGACCGTACCGTAAACCGACACAGGTAGGCGAGGAGAGAATCCTAAGGCGCTTGAGAGAACTCGGGTGAAGGAACTCGGCAAAATGGTACCGTAACTTCGGGAGAAGGTACGCCTCCATTAGGTGAAGGTCTTCGCGACCAGAGCTGAAGGAGGCCGCAGTGACCAGGGGGCTGCGACTGTTTACTAAAAACACAGTACTCTGCAAACACGTAAGTGGATGTATAGGGTATGACGCCTGCCCGGTGCCGGAAGGTTAATTGATGGGGTTAGCTTCGGCGAAGCTCCTGATCGAAGCCCCGGTAAACGGCGGCCGTAACTATAACGGTCCTAAGGTAGCGAAATTCCTTGTCGGGTAAGTTCCGACCTGCACGAATGGCGTAACGATGGCCCCACTGTCTCCACCCGAGACTCAGTGAAATTGAAATCGCAGTGAAGATGCTGCGTTCCCGTGGCAAGACGGAAAGACCCCGTGAACCTTTACTACAGCTTTACACTGAATTTTGAACATGCTTGTGTAGGATAGGTGGGAGGCTTTGAAGCGGCGACGCTAGTTGTCGTGGAGCCACCCTTGAAATACCACCCTGGCATGTTTGAGGTTCTAACCTAGTTCCCTTATCGGGATCAGGGACAGTGTATGGTGGGTAGTTTGACTGGGGCGGTCTCCTCCCAAAGAGTAACGGAGGAGCACGAAGGTACCCTCAGCGCGGTCGGAAATCGCGCAATGAGTGCAAAGGCATAAGGGTGCTTAACTGCGAGACAGACACGTCGAGCAGATGCGAAAGCAGGTCTTAGTGATCCGGTGGTTCTAAGTGGAAGGGCCATCGCTCAACGGATAAAAGGTACTCCGGGGATAACAGGCTGATTCCTCCCAAGAGTCCACATCGACGGAGGAGTTTGGCACCTCGATGTCGGCTCATCACATCCTGGGGCTGAAGCAGGTCCCAAGGGTATGGCTGTTCGCCATTTAAAGTGGTACGCGAGCTGGGTTTAGAACGTCGTGAGACAGTTCGGTCCCTATCTGCCATGGGCGTTGGAAATTTGAGGGAAGCTGCTCCTAGTACGAGAGGACCGGAGTGGACGCACCCCTGGTGTTCCGGTTGTCACGCCAGTGGCACTGCCGGGTAGCTACGTGCGGAAGGGATAACCGCTGAAAGCATCTAAGCGGGAAGCCCCTCCCAAGATGAGATTTCCCTGGACCTTTAAGGTCCCTGAAGGGCCGTTGGAGACTACAACGTTGATAGGCTGGGTGTGGAAGGTCAGTAATGGCTGAAGCTAACCAGTACTAATTGCCCGTGAGGCTTGACCATATAACACTCAAGCAACTTGAGTGTGCGACTAGAATAGAAGGCTGCATTGCTGCAGTAGCGCCAAGACGATCTTTCGAATTCCCAGAGTCTGCTCCGGCAGGCTCTGCTGTGAGCCAGTTTGCCTGGCGGCCATAGCGAGCGTGAACCACCCGATCCCATGCCGAACTCGGAAGTGAAACCGCTCAGCGCCGATGGTAGTGTGGGGTTTCCTCATGCGAGAGTAGGTCACCGCCAGGCTCATAAGTACAGCCCCAAGACCGAATTCCGGTCTTGGGGCTTTTTTTATGTTGTTCCCATTCGTGAACGGTGGCTCATTGGGCTGAGACTCGCGTGGATATCGTTTAAAATAGGCTTTTGAGCAATTAATTGGGGGCAGGCATGTCCAGTGAGGCACAGATTACCGATTCGGTTATCATGATTCGGCCAGCCAGTTTCACGTCAAATCCAGAAACCGCCGCGAGCAACAGCTTCCAGGCTGAACTGGGTGAAGCGGATCCCGCCGAGGTACGGGTCCAGGCGCAGCGGGAATTTGCCCACTTGGCCGACGCGCTGGAGGCTGCGGGTGTTCGCGTCTTCCGGTTCGAGGATACTCCGGAGCCAGAAACCCCAGATGCTCTTTTCCCCAATAACTGGCTATCCACCCATGCGGATGGGGTTGCCATTCTCTATCCCATGGAAGCGCCCAGCCGCCGTACCGAACGTCGCCGGGACATTCTGGATACCCTTTCACAGCACCACAGCTATCATTGCCAAGCTCTGGAAGACCTCTCCCATTATGAAGAAAAGGCCCGTTACCTCGAAGGTACCGGAAGCCTGATTCTTGATCGGGTCAACCGTATTGCCTATGCCTGCCTCTCGTCTCGCACCCACCCCGCTCTGTTTCATGACTGGTGCGAGCGCTTTGATTATGAGCCCGAGGCTTTTACTGCCCGAAATGAAGGTCAAGAGATTTATCATACGAACGTGATGATGTGTCTGGGTGAGCATTTTGCAGTGATTTGCGATGAAGCTATCGAGGATGAGCAGGAACGGATCCGGGTGTTGTCACGCTTGGAGAAAACCGGACACCAAGTGATCTCCATTACCCTAGGGCAGATGAATCAGTTTGCTGGCAATATGCTGCAGCTGAAAAGCGGTGATGGGACTCGCGTGATTGCCATGTCCGATCAGGCTCTGGAATGTCTGAGTGATTTTCAGCGTCAGGCCTTGGAGTCCCATGGCCGGATCGTGAGTGCGGATATCCGAACAATCGAGACCTATGCTGGCGGCAGTGTGCGTTGCATGTTGGCGGAGAATTTCCTGCCACGATAAGCCCAGGAGTGAACCATGCCTACGGAGAAATGCCTGCAGGAGATCTACGCGCCCCACAATGCCTGTTATGGATGTGGACCGGCAAACCAGCGGGGTCTCAAGGTTCGATCCTTTGTTGAAGGCGACCTGGTGGTAGCGAACTGGACCCCAGAGTCCCATCATGAAGCATTCCCAGGAGTGCTCAATGGTGGAATCATTGGTTCCATTCTTGATTGCCATTGCAACTGGACCGCAGCCTGGCACCTCATGCAGAAACAGGGTGTCAAAACGCCACCTTGCACGGTAACAATGGAATATCACATCAAGCTTCGCCGACCCACGCCCAGCGACCAGCCGCTGTCGCTTCAGGCCTGGGTAGAAGCGTCTACCGACGATGTGGCCTCAGTTCGCGGCGAGCTATACGCAGGCGGCAAGCTTTGCGATGTCTGTACCGGAAAGTTCATGGCAGTAAAGCCGGGGCATCCCGCCTATCATCGCTGGTGATTGTTCATGAGCCACATCCCATCAAGTGTCAGGGGCGCCTGATCCCGTCACCCGTTTAATTTGTCACTGTCAATGGAATCCAGTTATGTCCAAGCACACCCGAATACTCATGTGTCCACCCACCTATTTTCATGTCAATTACGCCATCAATCCCTGGATGAAAGGCAATGAAGATCAGGTATGCCAGGAATCGGCCATGGAGCAATGGCAAGCTCTTCGGGACTTGGTGAGCCGTTTTGCCACGGTAGAAGAAATTGAGCCCCAGCAGGGCGTGCCGGACATGGTTTTTACCGCGAATGCAGGCACGGTGGCTGGCAAGCGCGCTGTGGTTTCGGCCTTTGCCCACAAGGAACGTCAGCCGGAAGAAGCCTATTTCGCCCGCTGGTTCCGGAATAATGGTTTTGAAGTGGGGGAGTTGCCGGCCGGGGTGCGTTACGAAGGCGCGGGCGATTCCCTCTTTGATCGAGCCGGCCAGTGGCTTTGGGCCGGCTCGGGTTTCCGCTCCGATGAGGCGGCTCAGGATTTCCTCCGGGATTTTCTGGGTGTTGAGGTGCTGGGTCTAAAGTTGGTGGATGAGCGTTTCTATCATATCGATACATGCTTTTGTCCGCTCACCGGCGGCTACCTGATGTATTTTCCGGATGCCTACGATGTGGCTTCCAATGAGCGTATCCACGCCCGCGTTCCGGCTGAAAAGCGCATCAAGGTCACTGAGGAAGAGGCTGCCGTATTCTCATGCAATGCCATTAATGTAGGCAAGGACATCATCATGCATGAATGCTCAGAGCGACTGCGTGCGGCCTTGGCTGAACATGGCTTTGAAGTCCATACCACCTCCCTGTCGGAGTTTCTCAAGGCTGGCGGCTCTGCCAAGTGTCTGAGCCTCAAGCTGGATGAGCCTGAACAGCTTGAAGAGTAATACTGGATCATTGCTGGACGTGAGGGTTTAGCAGAGAAAGCACAATGCTCCGGGCAAGATGCCGATTTCCAGGCGTTTTGCCCGGTGGTAAATGATTTCACCATCAGCGTGGACCAATGTCGGTTCGGGAAGCTGAATCCTCACTCGGCGGGTTAGCCAGCGCTGATAGCCCGGAATGCCTTCCACCTCACCGTCAAGAGCCAGGGGAAGATAGCGCATGATGGCACGCCGACTCATATCAGGTGCAATCACCAGATCCAGGCGGCCGTCTTCAATATCCGCATGGGGAGCCAGTTGGAAGTGACCGCCTTCATAACTGCCATTCGCGACCACCACCAAGGTGACAGACTGCTCCAGCTCGCCTTGGTCGTGGCTGAGCTTGATGGGTGTCGCCCTTTTTCCGATTAATGATCGGAGCAGGGCACTCATGTAACGGCTCTGTCGAGGGATCCAGCTGGAACTCTGGGAGGCTTTTGCGATTTGGGCATCCAAGCCAATCCCCAGGCTGTTAATAAAGAACAGATCGTTGCATTGGCCCACATCCACCCGTCGCTTGGTTCCCAGGACAAGACGGTCGCAGGCATCCTCCCATTCCATGGGAATGCCCAGGCTCTTCGCAAAGTCGTTGCCGCTGCCCAATGGAATAAGTGCCAGGTCTGGAACTGGGCCGTCGCTCTGCAAGCAACCGTTGATGATTTCAAACAAGGTGCCGTCGCCACCGGCAACTGCCAAGGTACGTGCACCGGACTCTGCCAGTTCCCGAGCCAATGCTACACCCTGGCCGGGTCCCATGGTGAGATGCGTGACAAGCGAGGCACCCAACTCACGCAAGTGTTTTTCCAACGCCTCCGCCATCTCCCCCGCTCTGCCCTGGCCGGCGGCAGGATTAACAATCAGCTCAACCCGATTCACTATAGGCCCCTTTTTGTTCCCGATCGGACGCTTCTCGACCTGAATGGAGAGCATTCCTTGGTCCATTGGACCGCTAAGTCGGCCTTTGTGCAAGACCTCGGCGAGAGATGGGGTAATGGACGACTTTTGGCTCGGCCAGCGGGGCTCATGAGTGGCAGGCCATCTCTGGCAACTGCCGGGTATCGTTTGAAGTCTTGCTTGATTGAATAAAAAAGACCCGGGCGGTGTTGCCGCCCGGGTCTTTTTCTAAAGAGTAAACAACGCCAGGCTTCTGCCTAGTCCTTATCCACCGGATAAACGCCGTTCTCATCGTGCACTTCCCGCCCACTAATGGGAGGGTTGAACACGCATACCATCCGCATGTGGGTGCCCTTGTTGGCT
Coding sequences:
- the ctlX gene encoding citrulline utilization hydrolase CtlX translates to MSSEAQITDSVIMIRPASFTSNPETAASNSFQAELGEADPAEVRVQAQREFAHLADALEAAGVRVFRFEDTPEPETPDALFPNNWLSTHADGVAILYPMEAPSRRTERRRDILDTLSQHHSYHCQALEDLSHYEEKARYLEGTGSLILDRVNRIAYACLSSRTHPALFHDWCERFDYEPEAFTARNEGQEIYHTNVMMCLGEHFAVICDEAIEDEQERIRVLSRLEKTGHQVISITLGQMNQFAGNMLQLKSGDGTRVIAMSDQALECLSDFQRQALESHGRIVSADIRTIETYAGGSVRCMLAENFLPR
- a CDS encoding PaaI family thioesterase, whose translation is MPTEKCLQEIYAPHNACYGCGPANQRGLKVRSFVEGDLVVANWTPESHHEAFPGVLNGGIIGSILDCHCNWTAAWHLMQKQGVKTPPCTVTMEYHIKLRRPTPSDQPLSLQAWVEASTDDVASVRGELYAGGKLCDVCTGKFMAVKPGHPAYHRW
- a CDS encoding dimethylarginine dimethylaminohydrolase family protein; its protein translation is MSKHTRILMCPPTYFHVNYAINPWMKGNEDQVCQESAMEQWQALRDLVSRFATVEEIEPQQGVPDMVFTANAGTVAGKRAVVSAFAHKERQPEEAYFARWFRNNGFEVGELPAGVRYEGAGDSLFDRAGQWLWAGSGFRSDEAAQDFLRDFLGVEVLGLKLVDERFYHIDTCFCPLTGGYLMYFPDAYDVASNERIHARVPAEKRIKVTEEEAAVFSCNAINVGKDIIMHECSERLRAALAEHGFEVHTTSLSEFLKAGGSAKCLSLKLDEPEQLEE
- a CDS encoding diacylglycerol/lipid kinase family protein is translated as MNRVELIVNPAAGQGRAGEMAEALEKHLRELGASLVTHLTMGPGQGVALARELAESGARTLAVAGGDGTLFEIINGCLQSDGPVPDLALIPLGSGNDFAKSLGIPMEWEDACDRLVLGTKRRVDVGQCNDLFFINSLGIGLDAQIAKASQSSSWIPRQSRYMSALLRSLIGKRATPIKLSHDQGELEQSVTLVVVANGSYEGGHFQLAPHADIEDGRLDLVIAPDMSRRAIMRYLPLALDGEVEGIPGYQRWLTRRVRIQLPEPTLVHADGEIIYHRAKRLEIGILPGALCFLC